CGTATGTGCCAAAAACCATCTCCTGTACACCCGGGGCCCGGTATGTGCACGTCACTTCCAACAACACCATCAAAGGAACCCAGTTTGATCAGTTTCCTGAAACCTTTGAGATCCCTTTGGTGGCGGATATGTCTTCGGATATTTTTTCCCGGCCCCTGCCCATGGAAAAGTTCGGGCTCATTTACGCGGGCGCCCAGAAAAATTTAGGCCCTTCCGGCGTCTGCATGGTCATTGTCAAAGAGGCGTTTCTGGAAACAGCCGAACAGCACCTGCCCACCATGCTGGCATACAAGACGTTTGCAGCCCACAACTCCATGTACAACACCCCGCCCTGTTTCGGCATCTACACCATTGACCTGGTGCTTGAATGGATTCAGGAAACCTTCGGCACACTTGAACGCATGGCGGAACATAATCAGCGCAAAGCCCGGATGCTGTACGATGTCATTGACGGGTCCGGTTTTTATCAGGCCACGGCCCAAAAAAATTCCCGGTCTTTGATGAATGTCACGTTCCGCCTGCCCACAGAAGACCTGGAAGACCGGTTTGTGGCAGAGGCCCTGGAAAACGGTCTGGGCGGGCTCAAAGGCCACCGGTCTGTGGGGGGGTGCCGGGCATCGATTTATAATGCGGTTCCCATGGAAAGTGTTGCCGCGCTTGCGGCATTCATGGAACGGTTTGAACAGGAGAAGGGATGATGAAAGTATTGGTCAGTGAAACAATGGATGAGGCCGGCATCGAGATTTTACAGCAGCAGCAGGGCATCGATGTGGATATCCGAACCGATCTGGACCCGGAAGCACTCAGAACAATTATTCCCGCCTATGACGGACTGGCCATCCGGGGGGGAACCCGGGTGGACAAGTCTCTTCTGGATGCGGCCGTCAATCTCAAGGTGATTGCCCGGGCCGGGGTCGGTCTGGACAATGTGGACATTGACGAGGCCACCCGAAAAGGGGTGGCTGTGATGAACACGCCCGGCGGCAACACCGTGACCACGGCCGAACATGCCATAGCCATGCTCATGTCTTTGACCCGGAACATTCCCCAGGCCACGGCATCGTTAAAAGCGGGAAAATGGGAAAAAAACCGGCTGCTGGGCCGGGAAGTTTTCAACAAAACACTGGGAATCGTCGGTTTCGGCAATGTCGGTTCCGGGGTGGCCCATCTGGCCAAAGGCTTGAGAATGCGGGTGATGGTTCATGATCCCAATATCTCCCGGGAACATATCGAAAAACAGGGGTTTGAGTTTGTGGAACTGGATGACCTTTACAGCCGGGCGGATTACATTTCCGTGCATGTGCCCAAAATGGATGCCACCATCGATCTTCTGGATGCCGAGGCATTTGAAAAAATGAAACAGGGGGTCTATGTGATCCATTGTGCCCGGGGCGGGATCATCAACGAATCCGCGCTGTATGACGCTATTGTGTCCGGAAAAGTGGCAGGTGCGGCCCTGGACGGATTTTCCACAGAACCGCCCGGTGACCTGCCGCTGCTGGCATTGGATTCAGTCATTGCCACCCCCCATCTGGGAGGGTCCACCCGGGAGGCCCAGACCCATGTAGCTGTGGCGGCGGCCAGGCAGATCATCGCTTATCTGCTGCATGACACCGTGATCAATGCCGTGAATGTGCCGTCGGTCACCGGTGAGGTCCTGCGCCAGCTCAAACCGTTTTTATATCTGGCGGAAAAAATGGGCAAAATGCAGGCCCAGCTCATTTCAGGAGGGATCCGGGAGGTGCAGATCGAATATATGGGCAAATTTCCGGACCTGGACCTCAAACCGGTCACCATTGCCGCGATCAAGGGACTGCTCAATGAATTCACCTCGTATGAAGTCAATACCGTGAATGCCATTTCCCTGGCCGGCAGCAAAGGGATCAAGATTTCCGAAGCCACATCGCCTGAGTCCGGGAATTTCATCAACCTGATCCGCATGACCGTGGTGACCGATACCCGGACCGATGTGGTGTCCGGCACGATTTTCGGCAAAGACCGGATCCGCATTGTCCGCATCAACAAATTCCGGCTGGAAGTGATTCCCGAAGGTCATCTGGGCCTGATTCACAACGTGGACAAGCCCGGTTCCATCGGTTCCATCGGCAACACCCTGGGAAAACACCATATCAATATCTCCCGCATGATGGTGGGCCGGGAAGAAGACGGCCAGCGCAACATCATTTTTCTGAAAACCGATACCCCGGTGCCGCCGGACGTGATTGCGGAAATCGAAGCTCTGGAGCTGGTGGTGAGTATGAAGACCTTTGAGCTGTAGCCATGCGTGATCCAGAAAGAAAGATTCCCTATAACTACACATCGGCCGGGGATGACCCGATTATCCGGCATCTTTTCGGATCCGATGTGCTGCAGATCATCAAAACCCTGGAAACCAAAAAAAGCACCGGCCGTTCCGCCCGGCTGCTGTACCGGTTCATGGGGGATCTGTTCATCATCGGGCGAAATCCGTTTCTTTTTCAGGAGCTGGTGGCGCATCCGGTCCAGCGAAAGCAGCTGTTTTCCGAATTTGAAAAAGATCTGGACATCATTGAAAACGCTGCCAAACATCCTGAGGTGTTCCAGGTGCTGGATGCGTGCAGACAGACCCTGAAAAAACTGGTCAACCAAATCACCACTCAGGCAGGGTTTCACCGCAAAATTCTGCGGGCGTTCCGCCCGATTGTCGGCAAAGACAACATTTATTTCGATCCTTTCACCCTGACGGCCCATGCCACCGACGCAACCGACTGGCGGCGGTTTCTGCCCAAAGCCGTGCTGCGTCCGGACAAGGAATCCCAGGTGCCTGAACTGGTGAAAAAAATCCGTGAACTGGGATTGTGCATCATCCCCCGGGGAGGCGGTACCGGATTGACCGGCGGGGCCACACCGCTCACGTCAGACTGTGTAATGATCAACACGGAAAAACTCAACCGCATCGGTGCCATTGCCCCTTTGGCTGAAGTCGGTGACGGCACCTGTTTTTCCATTGAGGTGCAGGCCGGGGTTCTTACCCAGGATGCCAAAGATGCGGCCCGGGATCAGGGACTGATATTTGCCACCGACCCCACATCGGCCTGGGCCTGTACCATTGGCGGCAACCTGGCGGAGAATGCCGGGGGAAAAACAGCGGTCCTGTTCGGCACGGCCCTGGACAATGTGTTGTCCTACCGTATTGTCATGCCGGACGGCAATGTCTACACCGTTTCCCGGAAAGGCCATCCGGGCCGGAAAATTCTATATACCGATGCGGTGGTTTTTGACGTCTTTGATGACACCGGCGAAAAGGTCCGGACCATTGAACTGACCGGAGCGGATATCCGCAAAAAAGGTCTGGGCAAGGATGTCACCAATAAATATCTCAACGGACTTCCCGGTATTCAGAAAGAGGGATGTGACGGGATCATCACCTGGGCACAGTTCATCCTGTATCCGGAATTTTCTTTTAAAAAAACCTGCTGCATCGAGTTTTTCGGCAATGACATGACCGAAGCCGGTCAGGTGATCACAGCCATTTCCGCCACCTTTGCCCACAAGGATCCGGCGGTCATGGCCCTGGAACATTTTGACGAAGCCTATATCAAGGCCATTGACTATAAAACCAAAAACGCTCTGGGCAACCGGCTCAAGGCGGTGCTGCTGGTGGACCTGGTATCCAATGATACCGGGTGTCTCGACCAGGGGGTGAAGACCCTGGCATCCATTCTGGCGCCCTTTGAAAAAACCGGCCTGACCATTGCCCGGACCGATGAAGAAGCCACGCGCTTCTGGGAGGACCGCAAACGCTTAGGGGCCATTGCCGCCCATACCAACGCATTCAAGCTCAATGAGGACATTGTGCTGCCGTTGACGTCACTGGCGCAATTTGTCAAATTCGTGGACCAGACCAACCTGGAGGAAAAGGCTTTCAACCAGGCCCGGATCATTGACAATATGGTGGCTTACCTGGACCGGGCCGTGCCCCTGTCCGATCCCCAGTGGCTGAAAAAAAAAGTGGGACAGGCCAAGGATCTGGCCTGGTCCACCAAAAAAAAGCTGCCCATTGCCTCCAGAGATGCCCTGGAAGCAGGAATCCATGCCAAAAATTTCTATACCCATGTCTGTGAGAGTCTGCGGGGGTATACCCATATTCTGGAAAAACTGGAAACCATCTATGACACCACCCGGGCCCGTCTGATTGTGGTGGCCACCCACATGCATGCCGGAGACGGCAATGTGCATGTGAACATCCCGGTACTGTCCAATGACCGGGAAATGATGGAACGGGCGGCTTTGACCGCTGACCGGATCATGGAAAAGGCCGTGTCCCTGAACGGGGTGGTATCCGGAGAACACGGCATCGGTATCACCAAATTCAAATATCTGTCACCCGAAGCGGTTCAGGCACTGGATCAATACCGGAACCAGGTGGATCCGGACCGGATCATGAATCCGGGCAAACTGAGTGAACCTGATATTTTAAATAAGGTGTTCACACCTTCCTTTAATCTTTTGAAGCTGGAGGCACGGATTTTAAAGCATGGTTCCCTGTATGATCTGGCCATGAACATTGCCAATTGTGTGCGGTGCGGCAAATGCAAGCCCATGTGTCCGGTGTTTTTCCCGGAAAAAAACATGTTTTTTCATCCCCGGAACCGGAACCTGGCTCTGGGATCCCTGATTGAAGCGTTGCTGTATATCACCCAGCGGACCCGGTCCACTGGATTCCAGATTTTGAAAAATTTAGAGGAGATTGCAGATCATTGTACCATCTGCCACCGGTGCCTGACCAAATGCCCGGTCAATATCGACTCCGGGGATATCACCATCGAGTCCAGGGAAATCCTTAAAACCATGCAGTTCAAACACACCCCGCTGGCCACCCGGACCACGTTGAGATATCTGGCAGACAAGCGGCCGTTGCCGAACCAGCTGACCCGGCCGTGGCTGCTGGGCGCAGGGACTTTTTTCCAGCGCACCGGTGCCACGTTGCTGTCCCCGGTTGCCGGTGTCAAGCCGTTTTCCGGGATCCGGTCCATGCAGGTGCTGCGGTCTAAAATGCCCTGGCCGGATGCAGCCACGCTCCGGTCCAAAGTTCCCATGACCCTGAAAAATCAGGCATTGGTCCTGGAACCTTTGGAACCGGCCATCTCCACGGTATTTTATTTTCCCGGATGCGGCAGTGAACGCATTTATTCACGGATTTCCAGAGCGGCCCTGTTTATTTTGCTGTCCCAAAATCACCGGGTCATTCTGCCGCCGCCGTTTCTGTGCTGCGGGTATCCTTTTCTGGTCAATGCCCAGACCAAGCAATTCGAAGAACTGGCGTTGAAAAACACCATTGTTCTGACCCAGATCCGGGAGATGTTCAATGACCTGACCTTTGATGCCGTGGTGGTGTCCTGCGGCACCTGCATGGAATCGCTGGGCCATCTGGGTGTGGCCCAGATTTTCGAAGCCCCGGTAACCGATGTCAGTGAATATGTACTGGACCGCTGGACCCTGCCGGAACCGCCGGCAACCCCTTGTTTTTACCATGCTCCCTGCCATGATTCATTAAAAGACAAAGGAACCGCATTGCTGAAAACCCATGGGTTCACCGTGACTTCTGTGCCGCACTGCTGCTCCCAGGCCGGAACCATGGCCCTGTCCCGGCCGGATATCAGCCACAACATGCTGGTGCGCAAACAGGACGCATTGACCCTGGCAGGCCATGTCACACAAAAACCCCGGGCACGGATTCTGACCAACTGTCCATCCTGTGTGCAGGGTCTGGGACGGCTGACCGGGGTGACACCGGTTCATCTGGCCGAAGCTTTGGCCGAAGCCATGGGCGGGAGTCTTTGGAAAAACAAACGATTGGACGAATTGACCCGTTCCCGGGAAATTGTGACGTTCTAACCGTGAACCTGATTCTGCTGACCAGAGATGATTTTATTTCTGCCCACCGGGTCTGTCTCACAGGCCGACGACATACCCATGTCCGGGCCGTGCTCAAAGCCGTGCCCGGGGATTTAGTGGCCTGCGGGATGGTCAATGGAAACATGGGATACGGCAAAATCCAGGACATGGATCCCCGGAAACTGGTGATGCAGGTGACACTGCACCAGCCCCCCCCGGCGGCCATACCCTTGAACCTGGTGCTGGCACTGCCCCGGCCCAAGATGCTTCGCCGGATCATCCAGAATGTCACGGCCCTGGGGGTCAAGCAGATCTTTCTGGTGAATTCCTGGCGGGTGGAAAAAAGTTTCTGGCAGAGCCCGTTTCTGGACGATGCCAATCTGGTGCAATACCAGCGGCTGGGCCTGGAGCAGGCAAAAGACACGGTCATGCCGGATATCAGCAAAAAGCGGTTTTTCAGCCGGTTTGTCAAAAATGAACTGCCGGCGATATCAAGCGGCACCCGATGTATCACCGCTCACCCCAAAACCGAACAGATCTGTCCGGCCGGTGTGAATCAGCCGGTGACCCTGGCAGTGGGACCGGAAGGAGGGTGGATCGATCTGGAAGTCAAGACCCTGGAAGATATCGGTTTTGTCACCTGCGCAATGGGACAGCGGATTCTGACCGTTGAAACCGCTGTCACCAGCCTGATCTCCCGGTTGTTTGTCTGATCTGAATCCGGTTATTTGCCGGCGTCCGCTTTTTTCTGTTCCAGTTCATCCCAGCGGGTATACAATGCCTGGACCCGGGCTTCCGCCTTTTCCAGGTCCCGGCAGATATTTGCCATTTGGATGGGATCTGCCATAATTTCCGGGTCCTGAACACGGGCACTCAGTTCAGAGACCCGGGCTTCCGCTTCCAGAATGGTTTCTTCCATATGTTCCAGTTCATACTTGTCCTTGAAAGAAAAAGTAAGTCCGGATCCAGGACCGGTCCGGGTCTCTGACACGGGTTTTGATGCTGAGGCGGCACCGGATTTTGCTTCTGATCTAAAAGCAGGCGCCTGTTTTTCAGAACCCGGACTTTTCCGGGTGGCCGCTGAAAAAATCTGGCTGAAATTTTTGTAAAACGCCGGGGGCGAATCCGGGTCCAGAAACAGCATCCGGTGGCAGACCCGATCCATGAGATACCGGTCATGGGAAACGATCACCACGGCACCGGGAAATTCTTTGATCCGCTGCTCCAGAACTTCCAAAGACAGGATGTCCAGGTCATTGGTGGGCTCGTCCAGCAGCAGCACGTCCGCCGGCTGCAACATCAGGTTTGCCAGAACGATCCGGGCTTTTTCACCGCCGGACAACCGGCCCACCGGCATGTCCAGCTGATCCGGCATAAACAGAAACCGCTTGGCCCAGGTGACCACATGCACGCTTTTCCCCTGGTAATGAACGGAATCTCCACCGGCCGGGTTCAATGCCTCCCGCAGCAGGCTGTCTGGATCCAGCCGGGTTCTGTTTTGATCAAACACCGCAATTTTAAGTCCGTCCGCCCATTTGACCGTGCCCTGGTCCGGGGACAGTTTTTTTTCCAGCAAAGACAGAAACGTGGATTTGCCGGATCCGTTGACCCCCACCACACCCAGACAGAATCCTGGTCCCAGCTCAAACGTGATGCCGGAAAACAGCGGTTGTTGTCCATACCCTTTGGTCAGGTTGTGCACCTGGATCAATTTCCGGGTCTGGCGGCCGGTGCCGGTGAAATCCATGTCCACCCGGGCCGTGTAGCGGTTTCTTTCCCTGAGTGCTTCCAGGGCCTGACGTAAATTTTCTGCCTGATCAATGCGGAATTTGGCTTTGGTGGACCGGGCCTTGGCCCCCTGGCGAAGCCATTCATCCTCCCGCCTCATTTTGCTGGCCATGGATGCCTGCTGTTTTTCCTGGGCAGCCAGAAATTTGTTTCGTTCCTGTTCAAACATCCGGTAACCGCCCTGGACCTTGAAATATCCTTTGGGATAATATTTTGCAATTTCCAGAGTCCCGGCACAGGTGTTTTCCAGAAATGCCCG
Above is a window of Desulfotignum balticum DSM 7044 DNA encoding:
- the serC gene encoding 3-phosphoserine/phosphohydroxythreonine transaminase, with amino-acid sequence MTAHRIHNFNAGPSALPLPVLEKIQASFLNFNDSGMSITEISHRSAKFDAVLNGAIDRVRRLLSLNSDDHVLFIQGGASLQFAMVPMNFLGPNDTADYINTGTWSAKAIKEARIQGKTIQVIASSEDQNFSYVPKTISCTPGARYVHVTSNNTIKGTQFDQFPETFEIPLVADMSSDIFSRPLPMEKFGLIYAGAQKNLGPSGVCMVIVKEAFLETAEQHLPTMLAYKTFAAHNSMYNTPPCFGIYTIDLVLEWIQETFGTLERMAEHNQRKARMLYDVIDGSGFYQATAQKNSRSLMNVTFRLPTEDLEDRFVAEALENGLGGLKGHRSVGGCRASIYNAVPMESVAALAAFMERFEQEKG
- the serA gene encoding phosphoglycerate dehydrogenase is translated as MKVLVSETMDEAGIEILQQQQGIDVDIRTDLDPEALRTIIPAYDGLAIRGGTRVDKSLLDAAVNLKVIARAGVGLDNVDIDEATRKGVAVMNTPGGNTVTTAEHAIAMLMSLTRNIPQATASLKAGKWEKNRLLGREVFNKTLGIVGFGNVGSGVAHLAKGLRMRVMVHDPNISREHIEKQGFEFVELDDLYSRADYISVHVPKMDATIDLLDAEAFEKMKQGVYVIHCARGGIINESALYDAIVSGKVAGAALDGFSTEPPGDLPLLALDSVIATPHLGGSTREAQTHVAVAAARQIIAYLLHDTVINAVNVPSVTGEVLRQLKPFLYLAEKMGKMQAQLISGGIREVQIEYMGKFPDLDLKPVTIAAIKGLLNEFTSYEVNTVNAISLAGSKGIKISEATSPESGNFINLIRMTVVTDTRTDVVSGTIFGKDRIRIVRINKFRLEVIPEGHLGLIHNVDKPGSIGSIGNTLGKHHINISRMMVGREEDGQRNIIFLKTDTPVPPDVIAEIEALELVVSMKTFEL
- a CDS encoding DUF3683 domain-containing protein, with product MRDPERKIPYNYTSAGDDPIIRHLFGSDVLQIIKTLETKKSTGRSARLLYRFMGDLFIIGRNPFLFQELVAHPVQRKQLFSEFEKDLDIIENAAKHPEVFQVLDACRQTLKKLVNQITTQAGFHRKILRAFRPIVGKDNIYFDPFTLTAHATDATDWRRFLPKAVLRPDKESQVPELVKKIRELGLCIIPRGGGTGLTGGATPLTSDCVMINTEKLNRIGAIAPLAEVGDGTCFSIEVQAGVLTQDAKDAARDQGLIFATDPTSAWACTIGGNLAENAGGKTAVLFGTALDNVLSYRIVMPDGNVYTVSRKGHPGRKILYTDAVVFDVFDDTGEKVRTIELTGADIRKKGLGKDVTNKYLNGLPGIQKEGCDGIITWAQFILYPEFSFKKTCCIEFFGNDMTEAGQVITAISATFAHKDPAVMALEHFDEAYIKAIDYKTKNALGNRLKAVLLVDLVSNDTGCLDQGVKTLASILAPFEKTGLTIARTDEEATRFWEDRKRLGAIAAHTNAFKLNEDIVLPLTSLAQFVKFVDQTNLEEKAFNQARIIDNMVAYLDRAVPLSDPQWLKKKVGQAKDLAWSTKKKLPIASRDALEAGIHAKNFYTHVCESLRGYTHILEKLETIYDTTRARLIVVATHMHAGDGNVHVNIPVLSNDREMMERAALTADRIMEKAVSLNGVVSGEHGIGITKFKYLSPEAVQALDQYRNQVDPDRIMNPGKLSEPDILNKVFTPSFNLLKLEARILKHGSLYDLAMNIANCVRCGKCKPMCPVFFPEKNMFFHPRNRNLALGSLIEALLYITQRTRSTGFQILKNLEEIADHCTICHRCLTKCPVNIDSGDITIESREILKTMQFKHTPLATRTTLRYLADKRPLPNQLTRPWLLGAGTFFQRTGATLLSPVAGVKPFSGIRSMQVLRSKMPWPDAATLRSKVPMTLKNQALVLEPLEPAISTVFYFPGCGSERIYSRISRAALFILLSQNHRVILPPPFLCCGYPFLVNAQTKQFEELALKNTIVLTQIREMFNDLTFDAVVVSCGTCMESLGHLGVAQIFEAPVTDVSEYVLDRWTLPEPPATPCFYHAPCHDSLKDKGTALLKTHGFTVTSVPHCCSQAGTMALSRPDISHNMLVRKQDALTLAGHVTQKPRARILTNCPSCVQGLGRLTGVTPVHLAEALAEAMGGSLWKNKRLDELTRSREIVTF
- a CDS encoding 16S rRNA (uracil(1498)-N(3))-methyltransferase — its product is MNLILLTRDDFISAHRVCLTGRRHTHVRAVLKAVPGDLVACGMVNGNMGYGKIQDMDPRKLVMQVTLHQPPPAAIPLNLVLALPRPKMLRRIIQNVTALGVKQIFLVNSWRVEKSFWQSPFLDDANLVQYQRLGLEQAKDTVMPDISKKRFFSRFVKNELPAISSGTRCITAHPKTEQICPAGVNQPVTLAVGPEGGWIDLEVKTLEDIGFVTCAMGQRILTVETAVTSLISRLFV
- a CDS encoding ABC-F family ATP-binding cassette domain-containing protein, with amino-acid sequence MSVFFTLSDISKSYGDDTLFSDLSIDFKAGEQLGLIGNNGSGKSTLLKLIAGEALPDTGVISVQKNCRIVYLSQEDRLNPDHTVETVLFDCLSQLPMDDKEKHRRVNQALGKGGFVDTTVQVKTLSGGWKKRLAITRSLCMDPNLLLLDEPTNHLDIHGILWLEQILKSALFSFIVVSHDRAFLENTCAGTLEIAKYYPKGYFKVQGGYRMFEQERNKFLAAQEKQQASMASKMRREDEWLRQGAKARSTKAKFRIDQAENLRQALEALRERNRYTARVDMDFTGTGRQTRKLIQVHNLTKGYGQQPLFSGITFELGPGFCLGVVGVNGSGKSTFLSLLEKKLSPDQGTVKWADGLKIAVFDQNRTRLDPDSLLREALNPAGGDSVHYQGKSVHVVTWAKRFLFMPDQLDMPVGRLSGGEKARIVLANLMLQPADVLLLDEPTNDLDILSLEVLEQRIKEFPGAVVIVSHDRYLMDRVCHRMLFLDPDSPPAFYKNFSQIFSAATRKSPGSEKQAPAFRSEAKSGAASASKPVSETRTGPGSGLTFSFKDKYELEHMEETILEAEARVSELSARVQDPEIMADPIQMANICRDLEKAEARVQALYTRWDELEQKKADAGK